In Malus sylvestris chromosome 15, drMalSylv7.2, whole genome shotgun sequence, a single genomic region encodes these proteins:
- the LOC126605942 gene encoding uncharacterized protein LOC126605942: MKTPNVSRREVGGVYDRWKIINKACTLWKGSLEKAMVDMPNGRGASEIGDKAMTIYKTRTTPKNQAFKLHHAWNILKDCPRWGTDVNQQCGRLFHNEAPPPNDVNEGVNFANNEGIDQMSPTSSLPRPSGRDKQKEAKRKGKSQDPIRAQFASEMARMNENQCRRQKESA; encoded by the exons atgaaaactccCAACGTCAGTCGAAGGGAAgttggtggtgtttatgatcggtggaAGATTATCAACAAAGCGTGCACTTTGTGGAAAGGAAGCTTGGAGAAAGCCATGGTTGACATGCCTAATGGAAGGGGCGCCTCagaaatt ggtgacaaagcaatgacaatttacaagacaagaactacaccaaaaaatcaagcttttaagttgcatcatgcttggaacatcctcaaggattgtccgagGTGGGGAACCGATGTGAATCAACAATGTGGAAGATTATTTCATAATGAAGCCCCACCCCCAAATGATGTCAATGAAGGTGTGAATTTTGCCAACAATGAAGGTATCGACCAAATGAGCCCAACTTCTTCTTTGCCAAGGCCCTCAGgtagagataagcaaaaggaagcaaagagaaaagggaagtcccaaGATCCGATACGTGCACAATTTGCTAGCGAAATGGCAAGAATGAACGAAAACCAGTGTCGTCGGCAAAAAGAATCGGCCTAA